A region from the Sphingomonas flavescens genome encodes:
- a CDS encoding RluA family pseudouridine synthase, whose translation MPNTHIPVRMGGIQTIDVRLAPAHAGWRLDRALADALPALSRERLKTLIRTGAVETEGKPVRDPATKVRGEEALRVAVPEPTPAHNEAQDIPLNIAFEDEHLLVVEKPAGLVVHPAAGNFDGTLVNALLHHCGGSLSGIGGVARPGIVHRIDKDTSGLLVVAKNDVTHEGLARQFAAHSIDRRYLAIVNCLPLTVHGTVDAPLARSAANRKKIAIVPEGRGKRAVTHWRRLETLRDAALVECRLETGRTHQVRVHMASIGHPLVGDPVYGRSGKTHGKILKELQFQRQALHAAELGFTHPVTKAQLSFSSPMPKDMQELFNALRV comes from the coding sequence ATGCCGAATACCCATATCCCAGTCCGGATGGGGGGAATTCAGACGATCGATGTCCGCCTTGCGCCGGCTCATGCAGGCTGGCGTCTCGATCGTGCGCTTGCCGACGCCCTGCCCGCGCTATCGCGTGAGCGGCTCAAAACGTTAATTCGCACCGGCGCCGTCGAGACTGAGGGTAAGCCGGTCCGCGATCCGGCGACAAAGGTCCGCGGAGAAGAGGCCTTGCGCGTCGCAGTGCCGGAACCGACGCCGGCGCACAACGAAGCGCAGGACATTCCGCTGAACATCGCGTTCGAGGATGAGCACCTGCTCGTCGTCGAAAAGCCCGCCGGTTTGGTAGTGCACCCCGCCGCCGGCAATTTCGACGGGACGCTGGTCAACGCGTTGCTGCATCATTGCGGCGGATCGCTCTCTGGAATCGGCGGGGTTGCGCGGCCCGGCATCGTCCATCGAATCGACAAGGATACTTCCGGCCTGTTGGTCGTCGCGAAGAACGATGTGACCCACGAGGGTCTGGCGCGCCAGTTCGCCGCTCATTCGATCGACCGGCGCTACCTGGCGATCGTCAACTGCTTGCCGCTGACGGTCCATGGCACCGTCGATGCGCCACTGGCACGGTCAGCGGCAAACCGGAAAAAGATTGCAATCGTGCCTGAGGGCCGCGGCAAACGTGCCGTTACCCATTGGCGCCGGCTGGAAACCTTGCGCGATGCGGCTTTGGTCGAATGCCGGCTGGAAACTGGCCGGACCCATCAGGTTCGGGTCCACATGGCCTCGATTGGGCATCCGCTGGTGGGCGATCCGGTCTATGGCCGTTCGGGCAAGACCCATGGGAAGATACTGAAAGAATTGCAGTTTCAACGGCAGGCCCTGCACGCAGCGGAGCTTGGGTTTACGCACCCCGTAACCAAGGCCCAGCTGTCGTTTTCCAGTCCCATGCCGAAGGACATGCAGGAACTGTTCAACGCGCTTCGTGTATAG
- a CDS encoding histidine phosphotransferase family protein yields MSPTELASLLCSRLCHDLLSPIGALNNGIELLADETDEEMRERCLELLADSARASANKLKFFRLAFGAAGSFGEEIDTHEAQIALNGLFGAEKKIELGWGVAEEKLPKDAVKLLLNLAMIAGDALVRGGRLDVGAERRDDKVELAVRAEGPRILLDPVLRDTLVGGGGGQIEPRAVCAWLAHDLVDSAEGEIQLSDASAEALTIGATYVQRRPAQG; encoded by the coding sequence ATGAGCCCGACCGAACTTGCCAGCTTGCTGTGCTCGCGCCTGTGTCACGACCTTCTGTCGCCAATTGGCGCACTCAACAATGGAATCGAACTCCTTGCTGATGAAACTGACGAGGAGATGCGTGAGCGTTGTCTGGAGCTGCTGGCCGACAGTGCCCGCGCCTCCGCCAACAAGCTCAAGTTCTTCCGGCTGGCATTCGGTGCCGCCGGCAGCTTCGGCGAGGAGATCGACACGCACGAGGCGCAGATCGCATTGAATGGCTTGTTCGGAGCAGAAAAGAAAATCGAGCTGGGCTGGGGGGTCGCCGAGGAGAAGCTGCCGAAGGATGCGGTGAAGCTATTGCTGAACTTGGCGATGATTGCCGGCGACGCGCTCGTTCGCGGAGGCCGTCTTGACGTCGGCGCTGAGCGCCGAGACGACAAAGTGGAGTTGGCCGTGAGGGCAGAGGGCCCTCGCATCCTGCTTGATCCTGTCCTGCGGGACACGTTGGTCGGCGGCGGCGGTGGCCAGATCGAACCTCGCGCCGTCTGTGCCTGGCTGGCGCACGATCTTGTCGACAGCGCGGAAGGTGAAATCCAGCTGTCGGACGCTAGCGCGGAAGCGCTGACGATCGGTGCGACTTACGTTCAGCGACGGCCCGCACAGGGCTAA